The genomic stretch GCCGTCTTCCGCTCAGACAAAGAAGCTGAAAGCAAACGTGAGGTAACGGACGCGGAGAAAAATATTGCCGAGAACGCCTATCGGCTTCTGCACGGCTGGAAAACCCTGCCGGGCACCACGGTGGCTGGCCCTTTCGATGGTGCAGAGTTTTCCAGATGGCTGGCCGAGGTCAAGCTGCAGTCAACCGAATCCGGGCATTTCCGAATCGCCATGAGCCAGATCGGACAAGCGCTACCGTACGCTCCAGCTGATCCAGGAGGTCTGTGGATTCAAAAGTCCATTGCGGTGGCGCTGGATGCTAGGGACGGTGACGAGCTGCGTTTCGGCTTTACGACTGGACTCTTCAATATGCGAGGCGTGCACGGATATTCCGCTGGAGAAGAGGAACGGAAGATTGCCGCTGGCTATCGCAACAAGGCAGGAGCCTTGGCCGATAACGGATTTCATCGTCTCGCGGACTCAATCAGAAAAGTCGCTGAAAGTTATGAACGGGACGGGGATCGGCTCGCAGAAACGAACCCATTCGATGAGTGACGGAGCGGCCGGGGTGTGAGCCTGAATCGGTAAGCTTCGAATAGAGACTTTCGAATGTTGTTTGAGGGCATGAACGTCTGCTTGGGGTCGGAAGCCGAGATTCAAACTGAGACGCTACCGAACCGCTGCGCCACCGTGCTAGATTCGCTTCGGAATTGGCAGGTCCATACAGGTAGAACCCATGCTAGAGACGACCAAAGACCGCATCAGTGCCCGAGTACCGAAGCCGGTGCGTGAGACCCTTGAGGAAGCCGCGGCCCTTTCCGGCGCGACGCTGAACCAGTTTGTGGTGCAGGCAGCCCTCAAGGAGGCGCACGCGGTGCTGGAACGGGAGCGGATCATCCGCCTGAGCCGCCGGGATTCGGAGGTGTTCTTCAAGGCTCTCGAAAAGCCTCCGGCTCCCAATGCACGGTTGAAGAAAGCCGTCGCCGCCTATAAGCGTTCGCCTTTGCATGCAGAGGATTGAGCGATTAAGCCGCCGTCACCATCGCGACGGGTTCGACTGCGGCAACCATGAGCTAAACGACTACTTGCGGCATACCGCCCGGCAGCATACCGACAAGGGGCTGTCGCGGACCGATGTGCTGGTCGATGACGAAGCCCCGACCGAGGTCCTGGGATACGTTACGGTTGTCTGGCGGAGATCATCACGGATAGCCTGCCTCCACAGTACGGCAAGAAGTAGCCCGCCAAGGCCCACGGCGTGAGACTCGCGCGCCTGGCGATCGCGCAGTCCAGGCAACGCCAAGGCCTCGGGGC from Pseudomonadota bacterium encodes the following:
- a CDS encoding DUF1778 domain-containing protein; the encoded protein is MLETTKDRISARVPKPVRETLEEAAALSGATLNQFVVQAALKEAHAVLERERIIRLSRRDSEVFFKALEKPPAPNARLKKAVAAYKRSPLHAED